In the genome of Pseudomonas putida, one region contains:
- the leuC gene encoding 3-isopropylmalate dehydratase large subunit translates to MSGKTLYDKLWDAHEVKRRDDGSSLIYIDRHIIHEVTSPQAFEGLRLANRKPWRIDANIATPDHNVPTTPERKGGIAAIADEVSRLQVQTLDENCDEYGIVEFKMNDERQGIVHVISPEQGATLPGMTVVCGDSHTSTHGAFGALAHGIGTSEVEHVLATQCLVAKKMKNMLVRVEGQLPAGVTAKDIVLAVIGKIGTAGGNGHAMEFAGSAIRELSMEGRMTICNMSIEAGARVGLVAVDDTTVAYVEGRPYAPKGEQWKQAVAAWKGLVSDADAVFDTVVELDAAQIKPQVSWGTSPEMVLAVDQRVPDPAAEPDLIKRGSIERALKYMGLAANQAITDIKLDRVFIGSCTNSRIEDLRAAAEIAKGRKVAANVKQALVVPGSGLVKAQAEREGLDKIFIEAGFEWREPGCSMCLAMNPDRLESGEHCASTSNRNFEGRQGAGGRTHLVSPAMAAAAAVTGHFIDVRELIQGSAA, encoded by the coding sequence ATGTCTGGCAAAACGCTCTACGACAAACTCTGGGATGCGCACGAAGTCAAGCGGCGCGACGATGGTTCGTCCTTGATCTACATCGATCGTCACATCATCCACGAAGTGACTTCGCCCCAGGCCTTCGAAGGCCTGCGCCTGGCCAACCGCAAGCCATGGCGGATCGACGCCAACATCGCGACCCCTGACCACAACGTGCCGACCACGCCAGAGCGCAAGGGCGGCATCGCGGCCATCGCCGACGAAGTATCGCGCCTGCAGGTGCAGACCCTCGACGAGAACTGTGACGAGTACGGCATCGTCGAATTCAAGATGAACGACGAACGTCAAGGCATCGTGCACGTCATCAGCCCCGAGCAGGGCGCCACCCTGCCGGGCATGACCGTGGTCTGCGGCGACTCGCACACCTCGACCCACGGTGCCTTCGGTGCACTGGCCCACGGCATCGGCACCTCGGAAGTCGAGCATGTGCTGGCCACCCAGTGCCTGGTCGCCAAGAAAATGAAGAACATGCTGGTGCGCGTCGAAGGGCAACTGCCTGCAGGCGTGACCGCCAAGGACATCGTCCTTGCCGTGATCGGCAAGATCGGCACCGCCGGCGGCAATGGCCACGCCATGGAGTTCGCTGGCAGCGCCATCCGTGAGCTGTCGATGGAAGGCCGCATGACCATCTGCAACATGTCCATCGAAGCCGGTGCCCGCGTAGGCCTGGTTGCCGTGGATGACACCACCGTTGCCTATGTCGAGGGCCGCCCATACGCGCCCAAGGGCGAGCAGTGGAAGCAGGCGGTCGCGGCCTGGAAGGGCCTGGTTTCCGATGCCGATGCGGTGTTCGACACCGTGGTCGAGTTGGACGCTGCGCAGATCAAGCCGCAGGTCAGCTGGGGGACTTCGCCTGAAATGGTCCTGGCCGTCGACCAGCGTGTGCCGGACCCGGCTGCCGAGCCTGACCTGATCAAGCGCGGCTCCATCGAGCGCGCGCTCAAGTACATGGGCCTGGCCGCCAATCAGGCGATCACTGACATCAAGCTCGACCGTGTGTTCATCGGCTCCTGCACCAACTCGCGCATCGAAGACCTGCGCGCCGCCGCCGAGATCGCCAAGGGCCGCAAGGTCGCAGCGAACGTCAAGCAAGCCTTGGTGGTGCCAGGCTCGGGCCTGGTCAAGGCTCAAGCCGAGCGCGAAGGGCTGGACAAGATTTTCATCGAGGCGGGTTTCGAATGGCGTGAACCTGGTTGCTCCATGTGCCTGGCGATGAACCCGGACCGCCTGGAAAGCGGCGAGCATTGCGCCTCGACCTCCAACCGCAACTTCGAAGGCCGTCAGGGCGCCGGTGGTCGTACCCACTTGGTCAGCCCGGCCATGGCCGCCGCCGCCGCGGTGACCGGCCACTTCATCGATGTCCGCGAGTTGATCCAAGGGAGCGCAGCATGA
- the leuD gene encoding 3-isopropylmalate dehydratase small subunit → MKAFTQHIGLVAPLDRANVDTDQIIPKQFLKSIKRTGFGPNLFDEWRYLDVGQPYQDNSKRPLNKEFVLNHERYQGASVLLARENFGCGSSREHAPWALDEYGFRSVIAPSFADIFFNNSFKNGLLPIILSDEEVDELFKQVEANPGYQLTIDLQAQAVTRPDGKVLHFEIDAFRKHCLLNGLDDIGLTLQDSDAIQAFEAKHRASQPWLFRDA, encoded by the coding sequence ATGAAAGCCTTTACCCAGCACATCGGCCTTGTCGCACCATTGGACCGCGCCAACGTCGACACCGACCAGATCATCCCCAAGCAGTTCCTGAAGTCGATCAAACGCACCGGTTTCGGTCCGAACCTGTTCGATGAGTGGCGCTACCTGGACGTGGGCCAGCCCTACCAGGACAACAGCAAGCGTCCGCTCAACAAGGAGTTCGTACTCAACCACGAGCGTTACCAAGGTGCCAGCGTGTTGCTGGCGCGGGAGAACTTCGGTTGCGGCTCGAGCCGTGAGCACGCGCCATGGGCGTTGGATGAATACGGTTTCCGTAGCGTCATCGCGCCGAGCTTCGCCGACATCTTCTTCAACAACAGCTTCAAAAACGGTCTGCTGCCGATCATCCTCAGTGACGAAGAAGTCGATGAGTTGTTCAAGCAGGTCGAGGCCAACCCGGGCTATCAGCTGACCATCGACCTGCAAGCGCAGGCCGTGACCCGTCCGGACGGCAAGGTGCTGCATTTCGAGATCGACGCTTTCCGCAAGCATTGCTTGCTCAATGGCCTCGACGATATCGGCCTGACCCTGCAGGACAGCGACGCCATCCAGGCGTTCGAGGCCAAGCATCGGGCCAGCCAGCCCTGGTTGTTCCGCGACGCCTGA